CAATTCCCGCGAGGTCATAGCCAAAATGCAGCTCTCGACTCAGTCTTCCCCTCCTAGACAGCCACTACGAACACACCAAACTCACACAAAGCCAACAAGGCCTGGTCGACGATGGTGAAAGGGCTCGCTGCCAGACAGGGAGGAGAACTCTCACTTTTTCACAGGCACGTGCAAGCGCGTTGTTTTTTCCCATgtaatttcttcatttggaatttatcttttgcatagTTGAGTCCATAACCTCAGCAGTTACTAGATCCCAAGTAAACCCATTATTATTGCGCAATTAGTATAGGATATTACAAAAGGTAATTCGGGACAGGCGAAAGGGAAATGGAAAAAATGACTACAAAAGGGCTTAGGGTGCTTTATGCATATAGTTCAATATTCAGGGTCACCTTCGTGGTAAACTATATGGTATGTGACATGTAAGCTCAGTATATTCTGCTATGTGGATTATTAGGAATAGAAAGGGCATTCATGCATATCATATGATCATTGTTTGATTATCTTTTGTTTGAAGAGGAATAATTTCCTAATAGGCTTCATGCTCACCCCTAACATTTTGCAGGTTTTAGACATGTGATCTAAGAAAGTTAGTGATTGAAAATTAGAATTGGTTAGAGTTTTTAAATATGTAAGATCATTGTTCAAGAGTTTGGATACTCTTATTGAAAGTAAGTTGTACGAATCGAGGTcagtggtgttagctcaatgGTTAGAGCACCTACTACCTAAGATCGAGGTCATGGGTTTGAGTCACCATAGGGGTagaagtgaaatcctttgatcctctttgaatgtgaaagaaaaaaaatagttgtaTGGATTATTATATTGAAATGAAAAGTTGATTCCATTAAGAAAGTGTAGATTTtactttatttatatatttttaatatttttactCACACCTCAAATTTTGTGAAAATGTACgttaaaaaaatttatgatcCGAATCCAAGGCGTGACACCTCAAGGTAAGCTTTTGAATGAATTTTAGATCCTTAATGTGAGTCCATTGTTAGGCACCTTCAATGATTGTTTCGTTGTTGGCCATAGAAAGACGTTGTTTAGCTAGTTGGGGTGATCAAGTTTTTAGAaggattaaatattgtttactccctatacttatagggtttcatcgtttcagtccctgaccttcgaatttcacctaaaaagtcactgaactctcaatttcctcccaattggtccctgccgtcaaaattttctgttaaagttgccgaaaatgtctattatgctctcacttacttttttttttttaaatttatttttggattaaattcagtttaccccccctgaggtttgggggtattttcatgttagtccttgtcctctcaatttcatcagtttaccccctgagaTTAACAATTCCAGTCACCCGTGTCCAATTCCTCTggctccgtccaaattggacgttaaatcaGACCAAGGAGGGCTAAATCGGTCATTTTAGCACGATTGGctccaaaatttaaaaatttaggcATAAATATATAACCACATATTATAATAAGGATAATGTAACAAAGCAAAAGTTGACTAAGAGCAAAAAGTTTGTTAACCAAGTTGCAATGGGACTTAGCTCTAATCATCTTCTCAAAAGATTAGAGCTAGCAACCAAGTTACATAGCTCAAGGTTGCGCAAAAGACTGCAACATAAACCAAATACGATAAAGTTTAGGGCATGCTAATAAGACAACATACAGTACATAAGCCTATTTTTTCCCTTCCTTTTCCTTGATTCTGATAGATGACCTACTTGGGGCTGCTTGCTTAGAAGACGATGAAGGCTTGGGAGGAGGATTTGACATTGCTGGCTGAGGAGCTTGAGTAGGAGCAGGTTTCGgggttgttgatgttcttgcaGGTCTACCCTTTGTCTTCCCTGAAGCATTTGATGCTCTTGCTATTGTTGCCTTCTTTTCATCTCTCTTTTTCTACAAATATGAGGTAGCAACACACCATTTAAAACAGCAACAAAGTCGCAACAAACCACACAATCAATGCAATGAATAAAACATTACCTTAAGCTTATCTGCCCTAAGTTGTACCTTCTTCCTCAGGTCATTCTTTGTCAATGGCTCCTTTCTCTTAGTATTGGTCTAATGCACACAAGTACACTAATAAGTTCACATAAATACACATGAATCAAAAAAATTCCAGAATGTATAAAATTCATACCTGAGTTCCGGATGTTGATTCATCTAACTTCCTCTTCTTGTCACTGGTTGTTGAGGTCTTGTTCTTGGGTGGCAAGTGTCTTTGACAAGTCTTGACATTGTGGCCAACTTCATGATAGTTGCTACACTTGAGAGATCTCTGCACCTTGCCAAGCTTTATACCTCCAATTTCTGCCTTCTCAGCTGCACTCTTGATCCTCTTTGTTCTTGGTCTCCCCGGCTGCCTTGTGTATTGGGGGGGAAGAATTGGAGGTTCAGCACTCTTTGACCACAGATCCATACCATTAACAGGTTTGATTGTGTTGTTGTAAGTAGCCATGTATGTCTTCTTTAGGTAGCAATGATCTACAAAGTCCTCAGGGGCTTGCCTCATGTAATTGATGGCTGCAATAGCATGTTTACATGGGATGCCAGTTAAATCCCATCTTCTGCATGCACAAGTGTTTGCTTGAAGGTTGACCACGTATTTGCTGCCCCCTATGCTCTCAACCTCAATTTCAGGTCCACCCGATCCACTAGGAATGCAATCTGTTGCAGCTTTGACCTTGTTCTTCTCTAAGAGCTCCCTCGGTTTGGGGCAGATTGTATCTTCTAATCTTTGCATCTTTTCCCTCCTCATATGGATCCTCCTCATGAGCTTAACCCTTATTTCTTCAAAACAGCTTACAATTGGCTTTGATCTTGCTGGTACTATAAAAGCGTTGAAGCTCTCGGACAAGTTATTCAACAGGATGTCACACTTAAGGTGAGTGCTATAGTATGCCCTAGACCAGTGCTTCGATGGCCTTTCAGGATCTACGtacaaacaaaattgaaaatggtAGGATAACATTAATGTCAATGCTAGGAAAAAGTGCGTAAActttaaaaatagaaactttgtGAAACAAGTTTACTCACGTGATAGCCAATCATATGCCAATGGATCCAGTTGTTTCATCAGGACCATTTCCTTGATAAAATAGTTCTCGATAGTTGACTTTGCACATGCCCAAAGCTGGTCCTTTAACACCTTGCCCGGAAACAACTTGTTGAAGTTTGTCCATAAGTGTCGAACACAAAATCTGTGTTCTGCAAGTGGCATGACTTTAGCAAAAGCTGGTAACAATCCTTTTTGTTTATCCGATATGAAGGTCCACCCGGCTCCTTCATCCCTTATGTTTAGATCCTTCACTAAAAGGTCCAGAAACCATTCCCAGCTATCTTTACTCTCCATTTCTACCATAGCATATGACAAAACCCAAGTTGTGTTGTTTGCATCTAATCCCACAGCAGTTAATAGCTGACCCCCATAACAGCTCTTCAAATGGCAACCATCTAGCCCAAGTATTGACCTACATCTAGCTCTGAAACCCATCTTTAGTGCTCCCAAACACACATACATTCTCTTGAACACAGGTAATTGCTCTTCATCCAAGAAGTCACACTTGATGTCTATGGTTGTGTTTGGGTCCACTCTTTTAAGCTCAGCTGCATAGTCTCTTATTCTTGCATATTGATCTTTGATGGAGGCTTCTAGAAGCTGCAAGGCTGCCTTCTTTGCTCTATAAGCCTGCTGAGTTGACACTCTTGCCTTGACAGTGGCTGCCATTGCTCGTGCAAGTGattctgtaaaaaaaaaaaaaaaactgcaataAGAAAAACACTCTAGTACAAAATGATAGGAACTAAATAAAAATCAGTAAACTTGTATACCTAACCCCCAATTTGGGTTGAGCTTAATCTGCTCAGCAAATTTCTCTGTCAAGTAAGGTGTCCTAATCATGCTGTTTGCATACACTCTAGCACAAGTGTGTTCTGGATTATAGGTCTTGATCTGCAAAGTGTCCTCGTGCTGCATTCTAGAGGCATATAACTCGAAAGGGCAATTTTCAGCTTTACAGATCACCCTAATTCTTAATCTGTCACTCTTCACAAACACAGCTTCCCACCCTCTCTGAATTGCTCTCTCTCTAATGGCAGCTCTCAAAATCTTTGCAGTTGCAAACTTCATGCCTTTGCAAAAATGAGGGTTGACCATATCAGTTTTAGGGTTGAACTCTGGGAATCCATCCCCTTCTTCCTCTCCATCTGAGTCAGCTTCTTTCCCAATGCATTCCTCATCAGAATCTATTGCTCCATACATTGGTTCATTGTCCTCATCTTGCATACCTCCCTCATTATCCATATTTGCAGCATTGGACCCTCCACCAACTCCTCCAATCCACTCACCCATATCATTAAACTCTGTTTCCATGTCACCCATCCAATCATCATCTACACCATACTCATTATAGTCTTCATTGTCAAACTCAGGATCATAGTCTTCATCTTCTGAACTGTCCTCATATAGCAAACCTTCAGAATCATTGGAATCATAAGCACCACCATCCTCTTCATTAGGTACACTAGATCTGGAGCTCCTTGTTTCATAGGTGGACACATTAACATCCACAAGGTTGTCTAGGTCAGCAAACATGGTGGCATCAGGTCCTTCATCCACCATTTTTTTCTTACCTTTGTCTTTAGGATCAAGCACTCCCACTTGGCTAGCTTGAGTAGGCACAGTTGGATGCCATTCCAACTCCCTTATCACAATTCCAGAAGCCTTCTTTGCTGTCATACTCGGGACATCTTTCCTCGGTGAATCTGGAAGTTGCGTTATCACTACCCCTGGCTTCCTCCTCGGTGAATCCGGTAATTCTTCGATAACAACACCACATGAACCAGCTTGACTATAAGCAAAATCATGGAACTCATCTTCTTCATACATAAACAgctcatcatcctcatcatcatctatCTCTTCATAGTCCCTCTTAAGCTCCCAATGATCCAAGTATATAATAACAAGCCTAATTTGTGGAACACACAAGCACATTGTAATAGCATCAAGATCAGTGGAAAGCTTTGTTAAAGCTTCATCCTCAGTCCCAACCTTATACCAATAATCTATCCTCTTTCCACTATAGTCTTGGTTCAACCCCCTAACCATACCTTCAACTTCCACAAGTGACATCTTGTCCTTATCAACATAGTCATAATAGGACACCTTCCCACCTATATATTGGTTCTCCTTAAAATAACCCCCATGGTACATCTTCACGGTAAAATAATCCGAGTGACCtgcatttgaaaaaaaaataaaaaaatcaaagctCTGTCAAAATAAAGATCCCAAAAGTAATGCACAGAGCAAAGTCTCATGAATGAAAAAGTCAAACACAAAGAACACCAAGACAAACCCTGAAGGACCACACCAGCAACATACCATAAAGGACTACAACAGCAACATTCTTTACAGCTAGGAGCCTAGGACCACCTCTTCTAACAACAAAGAATTTTACAACTAGGACCACGTCTTCTAAAAGCAACGTTCTTTACAATATAATAGGACTACAACAGCCCTTATGCAAGCAGCCGTATACTTTAATTCATACTAGGACCACCATTACAGTATTTAAAGACCTAACTCAGCACCCAACAACTTTCTGCATTATCTGCAATACTTTATTCATCACCATAAACACAAACAGACAATAAACCCCCATAAATTGCCCCGACTTGCTGAGATTTCATGAATGATATCATATATTCTAACCCATTCCCTAAACCCGAAACCCCCAATCCGTCCTCTACCTATAAACCCCAAAATGGAATACAAATCCCTAAAACCAAAGCCCTACCCGAAACCCTAACACCCATAACAAAACCCAAATCGAAACAAAAAACAATCGTTTCAAATTAACTCACTGTAATTAGGAAGCTCCTCTCCTGCAATTTCCTCTCGCGGTGTCCATTCATCATCCGCCATTTTGCCCCGATGCTTCTAGGTATCGGGTTCTTTCCTTCCGTCCTCCGTAACGGGTTCTGGGGTTTGTAACGGGTTCCGACCTCCGTAACGAGTTCTGGGTTTCAATCCCTCTTCTCTTCTCCCTAACGGGTTCAAGGAGTGTTCTTTGGTTTCGAGATTGGGTTTAGATCTAAAATGGGGTCGTGCTGttgtttaatatttttaggtttATTTGAGGGGGAACTGATCGAGGTTTTGGAACACTGAGAGGGAAAACAAGCTTAGGGTTAGGTTGGTAATTCAACCACTAAACCCTCAAAAAGTCATTCCATTTCAAACCCAACGGTCtgatttaacgtccaatttggacggagccAGAGGAATTGGACACGGGTGACTGGAATTGTTAAtctcagggggtaaactgatgaaattgagaggacatggactaacatgaaaatacccccaaacctcaggggggtaaactgaatttaatcctttattttttctctgttttatttctttttttcatttcacctcttgaaggtatgtggattggaaccatcttgatgaggagatgaacagaaggaggcgaaagagccagaagaaaaagaggtaaaaagaaaaaaaaataaaaaaagagaggaagagaaatatatatatttttaaagtaaatgagggtataatagacttttttgggaaagataacggagtttttgacggATGCTTGACggtagggaccaattgggaggaaattgggagttcagggactttttaggtgaaattcagaggtcagggactgaaacgatgaaaccctataagtatagggagtaagc
Above is a genomic segment from Rosa chinensis cultivar Old Blush chromosome 3, RchiOBHm-V2, whole genome shotgun sequence containing:
- the LOC112194869 gene encoding uncharacterized protein LOC112194869; translation: MYHGGYFKENQYIGGKVSYYDYVDKDKMSLVEVEGMVRGLNQDYSGKRIDYWYKVGTEDEALTKLSTDLDAITMCLCVPQIRLVIIYLDHWELKRDYEEIDDDEDDELFMYEEDEFHDFAYSQAGSCGVVIEELPDSPRRKPGVVITQLPDSPRKDVPSMTAKKASGIVIRELEWHPTVPTQASQVGVLDPKDKGKKKMVDEGPDATMFADLDNLVDVNVSTYETRSSRSSVPNEEDGGAYDSNDSEGLLYEDSSEDEDYDPEFDNEDYNEYGVDDDWMGDMETEFNDMGEWIGGVGGGSNAANMDNEGGMQDEDNEPMYGAIDSDEECIGKEADSDGEEEGDGFPEFNPKTDMVNPHFCKGMKFATAKILRAAIRERAIQRGWEAVFVKSDRLRIRVICKAENCPFELYASRMQHEDTLQIKTYNPEHTCARVYANSMIRTPYLTEKFAEQIKLNPNWGLESLARAMAATVKARVSTQQAYRAKKAALQLLEASIKDQYARIRDYAAELKRVDPNTTIDIKCDFLDEEQLPVFKRMYVCLGALKMGFRARCRSILGLDGCHLKSCYGGQLLTAVGLDANNTTWVLSYAMVEMESKDSWEWFLDLLVKDLNIRDEGAGWTFISDKQKGLLPAFAKVMPLAEHRFCVRHLWTNFNKLFPGKVLKDQLWACAKSTIENYFIKEMVLMKQLDPLAYDWLSHPERPSKHWSRAYYSTHLKCDILLNNLSESFNAFIVPARSKPIVSCFEEIRVKLMRRIHMRREKMQRLEDTICPKPRELLEKNKVKAATDCIPSGSGGPEIEVESIGGSKYVVNLQANTCACRRWDLTGIPCKHAIAAINYMRQAPEDFVDHCYLKKTYMATYNNTIKPVNGMDLWSKSAEPPILPPQYTRQPGRPRTKRIKSAAEKAEIGGIKLGKVQRSLKCSNYHEVGHNVKTCQRHLPPKNKTSTTSDKKRKLDESTSGTQTNTKRKEPLTKNDLRKKVQLRADKLKKKRDEKKATIARASNASGKTKGRPARTSTTPKPAPTQAPQPAMSNPPPKPSSSSKQAAPSRSSIRIKEKEGKK